The following DNA comes from Spirulina major PCC 6313.
GAGCTAGAAGCTCGCACTACAGAAAATGACCCCAAAATGGTGAATTTAGGACAGCGAGCTAGAAGCTCGCACTACAGAAAATGACCGCAATGGTAGTGTGAGCCTCTGGCTCACTCGCATCTAACAAAACATCAGAAAATGACCCCAAAATGGTGAATTTAGGACAGCGAGCTAGAAGCTCACACTACAGAAAATGACCGCAATGGTAGTGTGAGCCTCTGGCTCACTCGCATCTAACGAAATATCAGAAAATGACCCCACAATGGTGAATTTAGGACAGCGAGCTAGAAGCTCACACTACAGAAAATGACCGCAATGGTAGTGTGAGTCTCTGGCTCACTCGCATCTAACGAAACATCAGAAAATGACCCCAAAATGGTGAATTTAGGACAGCGAGCTAGAAGCTCGCACTACAGAAAATGACCGCAATGGTAGTGTGAGCCTCTGGCTCACTCGCATCTAACGAAACATCAGAAAATGACCCCACAATGGTGAATTTAGGACAGCGAGCTAGAAGCTCGCACTACAGAAAATGACCGCAATGGTAGTGTGAGCCTCTGGCTCACTCGCATCTAACGAAATATCAGGATTGCGTTCTATTCCTAGGGTGTAGGGATGTGAAGGGTGGCGGACTGTGGCATGGTAGGAAAGCGTTGCGTTGATGGGAAAGCTGCGATGTCGGTTCCTGGGCCTGTTTGGTTACGATCGCTCAAAGTCCCCGCCCTTGCCTTGGGGGGAGGGTTGTTGATGGGCTGTACCCCTGCGCCGGTCAGTGTGCCGCCCTTGGCCTGGGTGGCGATCGCGATTCTCTGGGTGACGGTGGTGCAGGCTCCGTCCCGTGGGCAGCGGCTGCTACGGGCGATCACCTGGGGGATCGGGTTCCATGGGGTGGCGTTGTTTTGGATTATGGGGGTGCATCCGATGACCTGGATGGGCGTGCCGTGGTTGGCGAGTTTAGCGATCGCGCTGCTCTGTTGGGTCTTGATCACCGCTTGGGGGGTGGCTTTGGTGGTGGCGTGGGCGCTGCTCTTGGGGGCTGTACCCGTGGCTCACCCCCTACGCCATCTCCTCTTTGGGGTTGCCCTCTGGTGCGGTCTGGAAAGCCTGTGGCAACTGGGCCCGCTCTGGTGGTCATCGATCGCCTATAGCCAAAGTCCGGGGAATCTCTGGCTGCTGCATTGGGGGCAGGTTTCTGGCCCCACCACGATCACCGCGCTGCTGATGGTGGTTAATGGTGGTTTAGCCTTGGCCTATCTGAAACGGCGACAATGGCGACGCTATGCCGGTGGTGCGATCGCGCTGCTCCTCTTCGCCCATCTCGGCGGTTTTTATCTCGCCACCCGTCCCCTACAGGATCAACCCGCCCAAGCCTTTGAGGTGGGGATCATTCAAGGCAACATTCCCAACGAAATTAAGCTCTATCCGGAAGGGTGGCGCAAAGCGATCGCCGGCTACACCCAAGGCTACACCACCCTCGCCCGTCAAGGGGTTGACGTGATCCTCACCCCCGAAACCGCCCTCCCCTTCGCCTGGGAGGATCTTGTTCAAAACCATCACCCCTTTTACCAAGCTG
Coding sequences within:
- the lnt gene encoding apolipoprotein N-acyltransferase, whose amino-acid sequence is MSVPGPVWLRSLKVPALALGGGLLMGCTPAPVSVPPLAWVAIAILWVTVVQAPSRGQRLLRAITWGIGFHGVALFWIMGVHPMTWMGVPWLASLAIALLCWVLITAWGVALVVAWALLLGAVPVAHPLRHLLFGVALWCGLESLWQLGPLWWSSIAYSQSPGNLWLLHWGQVSGPTTITALLMVVNGGLALAYLKRRQWRRYAGGAIALLLFAHLGGFYLATRPLQDQPAQAFEVGIIQGNIPNEIKLYPEGWRKAIAGYTQGYTTLARQGVDVILTPETALPFAWEDLVQNHHPFYQAVRREGTPVWLGAFGSQGRSDTNSLFTLTGTGQLYSRYDKVKLVPLGEYIPAQALLGRVLQRLSPLDAHLAAGSPQQVFKTPWGRAIVGICYESAFSRHFQRQAAAGGEFILTASNNAHYSEVMPAQHHALDVMRAVELSRWAVRATNTGYSAIVTPHGQTAWISEINTYALHRATVYRRTGQTLYGRWGDWLGLGLGAIALLFFILRVKPVPR